In Colletotrichum destructivum chromosome 1, complete sequence, the sequence CCAGGCCACCGTCCACGCCTTCCTCCTCACAGCTAATTGGCCCGCCTACGCCATCGCTCACGCAaccgccttcgccgagtGCTTTCTCACGAACCTTGCCTTCCCGGGCGCCGTCTGGGTGCCCCTCGGCCTGCGTCCCGTCCTGCTTGCCGCCGGACTGGCGTTGGTGGTCGCCGGCCAGGTTGTCCGCTCGCTCGCCATGGTCACGGCCGGCCAGAGCTTCAACCACACCATCCAGCACCACCGCGCCGAGTCGCACACCCTCGTTACGACCGGCATCTATGCATGGTTCCGTCACCCGTCCTACTTTGGCTTCTTTTGGTGGGCCATTGGCACCCAGCTGGTCATGGGGAACCTGctctccctcgtcgcctACACGGGCGTGTTGTGGTACTTCTTCTCAAAAAGGATACGTCACGAGGAGGATCTATTGGTCAAGTTCTTCGGCCAGGACTACGTCGCTTATCGCAAACGCGTCGGAACCTTGATTCCATTCTGCGGTTGACATGACTCCACGCATGTCGGAGCCCGCACCAGTGTGCGATAGTATGCGGTGTTGAAACAACGCTGCCATTCTTGTACTTTTATTGCAACTGTGAGATATATGAATAATTAGGCTAGGCAATATTATGCCGCTACGGAGGACGCTCATTACGAGCTTGTGACAGATGACCACGCTATTTGCCTGCTCACGCTGCCGTATTTGGCCTGCCACGCGTAAAAGTACATCAGGGCGGCAAACGGCTGTCCGAGGATGGTGAAGGAAACCCAAAAAATGCAGTTGCCGAGCATGCGACCTGTCGGGGTGTGCATCTTCTCGAGTggggtggtgatggcgatcAGAGGAAGCTGTAGGAACATGCCGGCGAAAGCAACACCTGTAGTATGTTTGTTAGAAACCCTTTGTACAGTATCCGCGGACCTTGACATACCGATAATGTTGTGAGTCGGGATGCCCACGAGCACCTCATGAAGAACCGCCGAtgcgaagaagacggccaacTGGGCGGCCTTGGGACTCCACCCTCGGCCGATTAGAGGCGAGTAGACGTGACGCTTGAAGTACTGGTAAACGGGCTTGTTCCACAGGCGCCAGTATGCGCCCAGGCTCTCACTGTTCCACCAGTCCTCATAGAAGCACCGGTCGCCGAACCGAGTCACTTCGGCGAGAGCATTCAGAAAGGACTGGAACAGAGCGAAGAATCCAGCGAGCCAGATAACCAGTGAGATGGTCGAGAGCTTCATCAGCCGCTCAAGAATCTTAGGGATATCCAAAGACGCGATCGTGTCGAGGGAGTTGATCAGAACCGGCGCGGCGTACTGGGCGCTGGCGAACCAGATAAAGACGCTCAGACCGAAGACCTCTGCCATGCGCTTAGCGACAAACACCCATCTAATCTTGTCCGTCCTCGGATACGCCGGCTGGTAGACCAGCGTCGGCGCCCACCAGAAGTAGGCCAGGTTGTGCATCGTGATGTTGTGTGGATAGGGGCACTGTTGGTAGATCTCGGGCatggcggcgagctcgccctTGACAGGGTGCAGGTAGGCATGTCGCAAGTCTCTGTTCGTGAAGGCGTATGACGCCGTCTTGAGCCAAACGATAATGGCATGGAGCTCCGTCAGGGTGCCGATCAAGGGGTGATGGATGTGAAAGTACACAACGTAGGATGTCACTGCCAGAGCAAGCGTGATATTGACGGCGTGAATCCAGGCAATGATCTTCCAGGTGGAGTTGAAACGTGCGCGCTGGTCGTGTGTTGGGCTGGCGGCTCCATCCTTTGACTTGGACCGCAAGCCCCTCGCTTGCTGAGCGGCGGCTAGTTCGATCAAGTATGCGGCAAACAGATGGCAGGGGATGAGGAGGTATAAGCCCAGGCCCAATGCAAGGTCTTGCCGACGGAAATCGTGGCAGCGAACGCAAATTAACACTCCGTACTACGAGTGGTCAGTAACGTTAGAAGAGACTTCAAGTCGCAATTCCTGATCTCAATGGCTGCCTACTTTTTCGATGTTCTCAATCATCAGTCGAAGATTACCGACAACTACACATCGTTAGCCAAAGTCGGAAACCAGCCTGGATGCCGATTCAACCTACTTAGTACGATTACCATTAGGTTCCTGAAACCAATGAAGCTTGGAGCAGTATTGGAGTCATGGCTTAAAGTGGAAGGGCGCGACTTGGAGTGGACGGCAGCGACGTGTCTGTATTTACGCTGAACCGCCCTCCTCAGCTCCTCGGTGGTGCGGTGGTTTTCGGGGGTGGtcgactcggcggcggcctttgGGTTCGAGCTACCATTGTGTGTATTACGAAGAgacgaggaggtggtggcggctGAGCTCTCGAGGCTCGTCACCGTGGCCGTGTTCATGGCGGGCAGGACGTCCTGGGAGCAATTGAGACCGTGACACAAGAGTATGAAGAGGAGGTggtaaggggggggggggggggggggaggaggaggaggacgaggaggaagagaagggggaaaaggaaCCGGCAGTGGATGACGAGGGGGAAAGAAGGGTAAAAGTTAAAAGAGTGAGGAGACTTCTTGGTAGTTAAGGAATAGCTAGTATGTATATGCAATGCAGGTGAGAAGTGGCAAGCGCGATAAGATATCGGACTGTAAAGATGCAAGACAGACGACGCCCAGGAAGAAATGGTACGAATTGACTTTGTAGCCAGTGTTTCCAAGGGACGCCAGACGGCGCACTGGGTTGGATCTGAGCTCCCTAAAAGCTGGAAGAAGCTATTTTATTTAGGATGAGACGGGCGAGCGAACGCATTGGCCTTTTTGGGACTGTGCCTTTTGGGAAGAGGGGCAATGGCAATGTTAGTGGTAGTGTGGTGTAATGGTgaggggaggaaggaaacTAGAGAAGGGGGTAAGGGTACGTCAAGACGACGCAGGGGGTTAAGGAAAAACAGGTGGAGGGAGCTAggacgacgccatcgacccTTGAAGCGTGGAGATTCGTTCGCCAACGTGGAGGAATGATGGATGAGGAGGCGCGCTGACGACAAGAATGCAGCCGACGTGCAGGATGGTGCGAGTTGCAGAGAAACGCGAGGCAGAGGATAATCAGAGACACGAAGAAAAGCCAAGACAGCAAAACAAAAGGACCATCCGGGAAACATTAGCAGCGCAGCAGATCGAGCTAcactaggtaggtagatgATGGCACGGCCTCGGGGATTGGAAGGGGTGACCTTGAGAATGTCAGGGCCGCTGGAGCTGTCTGATCTAGCGCTCTGGATCGTCGGGGGAGCCAGGGCCAAGTTCACACAGCAGAATAACCCACCTCCGAGGCAGAAATCACCTTACAGAGGCATACACCAAGGCACTTGAGGCGAGGCCCTCAGAGAAAAGCGCATGCATGCACGCCAAGGGCCTTTACGGCTCCACGGATAGCAGCGGCGATCCCCGGTGGCATCTCTGAGTGGCGGACCATGGGGGCAATCGTGGGGCGTAGGGTGCTTTGCAAAAGAGAGAAAATGAAGAGGGAGCCATGGCTTGAACGCAATCACATGCCAATTTCAAGGGGGAATGGGGATTTCTCTGGCCGGGAAGGGGACTGGGGGGCCCAACTGCGCCTTTCCGTAATTATAACCTCATTCACGACCGCGGGATATTTTTGGGCAATTCTCAGATGACGCGCGAGCGAGTGGGAATTCTAAGAACGGGGTCCGATGTTGGCCCGGATAAGAAACTCTGATAAGAACTCGTGGAGCTTTTCACAGCTGCATTAGGTAGCTTCGGGATGG encodes:
- a CDS encoding Putative membrane bound O-acyl transferase, MBOAT, whose product is MNTATVTSLESSAATTSSSLRNTHNGSSNPKAAAESTTPENHRTTEELRRAVQRKYRHVAAVHSKSRPSTLSHDSNTAPSFIGFRNLMVIVLIVGNLRLMIENIEKYGVLICVRCHDFRRQDLALGLGLYLLIPCHLFAAYLIELAAAQQARGLRSKSKDGAASPTHDQRARFNSTWKIIAWIHAVNITLALAVTSYVVYFHIHHPLIGTLTELHAIIVWLKTASYAFTNRDLRHAYLHPVKGELAAMPEIYQQCPYPHNITMHNLAYFWWAPTLVYQPAYPRTDKIRWVFVAKRMAEVFGLSVFIWFASAQYAAPVLINSLDTIASLDIPKILERLMKLSTISLVIWLAGFFALFQSFLNALAEVTRFGDRCFYEDWWNSESLGAYWRLWNKPVYQYFKRHVYSPLIGRGWSPKAAQLAVFFASAVLHEVLVGIPTHNIIGVAFAGMFLQLPLIAITTPLEKMHTPTGRMLGNCIFWVSFTILGQPFAALMYFYAWQAKYGSVSRQIAWSSVTSS
- a CDS encoding Putative isoprenylcysteine carboxyl methyltransferase, which codes for MSTFHRVNARPLDPPAPGKEYYPHQPKSLAGIALRAFCLGAAHLTSFILTILILSTTSSAFWRLPFFLAALSLFHFLEFWTTAAYNTPQATVHAFLLTANWPAYAIAHATAFAECFLTNLAFPGAVWVPLGLRPVLLAAGLALVVAGQVVRSLAMVTAGQSFNHTIQHHRAESHTLVTTGIYAWFRHPSYFGFFWWAIGTQLVMGNLLSLVAYTGVLWYFFSKRIRHEEDLLVKFFGQDYVAYRKRVGTLIPFCG